The following proteins are encoded in a genomic region of Lemur catta isolate mLemCat1 chromosome 10, mLemCat1.pri, whole genome shotgun sequence:
- the LOC123645908 gene encoding interferon omega-1-like, whose product MALLLPLLTALVMCSCGPVGSLGCDLPESHGLLRGETLGVLKQMRISTSLCLEDRNDFRFPREMVNGSQLQKAQAVSVLHEMLQQIFNLFHTERSSAAWNPSLLVRLRSGLHQQLEHLETCLVQVTAEEDSASVMENPTLALWRYFWRIRLYLQEKNYSDCAWEVVRVEVMNSFSSSTNLQEKLGSNDGDLGSS is encoded by the coding sequence ATGGCCCTTCTGCTCCCCCTACTGACGGCCCTGGTGATGTGCAGCTGCGGCCCTGTTGGGTCTCTGGGCTGTGACCTACCTGAGAGCCATGGCCTACTTAGAGGGGAGACCTTGGGGGTTCTGAAACAAATGAGAATATCCACTTCCTTGTGTCTGGAGGACAGAAACGACTTCAGATTCCCCCGGGAGATGGTGAATGGCAGCCAGCTGCAGAAGGCCCAGGCCGTGTCTGTCCTCCACGAGATGCTCCAGCAGATCTTCAACCTCTTCCACACAGAGCGCTCCTCTGCTGCCTGGAACCCGAGCCTCCTGGTCAGGCTGCGCAGTGGACTTCACCAGCAGCTGGAACACCTGGAGACCTGCTTGGTGCAGGTGACGGCGGAGGAAGACTCTGCCAGTGTGATGGAGAACCCTACACTGGCCTTGTGGAGGTACTTCTGGAGAATTCGTCTCTACCTGCAAGAGAAGAACTACAGTGACTGTGCCTGGGAAGTTGTCAGAGTGGAAGTCATGAACTCCTTCTCCTCATCAACAAACTTGCAGGAAAAGTTAGGAAGTAACGATGGAGACCTGGGGTCATCTTGA